In the Deltaproteobacteria bacterium GWA2_45_12 genome, GCGTTCGTGCCCCTGGCCATCATTCCCTCCAAAGGATCCCCCACTCTGCTTGTCAAATTTTTGCATGAGGTGATATTTTCATTCATGATTTTCTATCCCCCTCTTCCCCATACTTTTTTGCCAATTGGGCATAATGAGCCGCCGATAAGCGTAGAAATTTTTTTTCAGCCGCTGTTAGAGGCCGGGTTACTTTGGCAGGCGAGCCCCATGCCAAATGCCCCCTGGGAATAATTGTTCCCGGGGTCACAAGACTTCCCGCACCGATCATGCATTCTTCCTCAATGACAGCACCGTCTAAAATAATGCTTCCAATGCCGATAAGGCATCTGTCCTTAATGGTGCAACCATGCAAAACCACCCGATGACCCACAGTAACTTCATCCCCGATAACCGTGGGGGCAGGCTTGGGGGCATCCCGATTGGTCACATGCACCATACATAAATCCTGAATGTTTGTTTTTTTGCCAATGCGGATTGTATTGACGTCCCCCCGCACCACCGTTTGAAACCAGATAGAAGAGCCCTCCCCTATTTCAACATCGCCAATCACACAGGCTTGGGGAGCCACAAAACAAGAGGCATGAATTTTGGGTTGAATAGAATCAAAAGAAAAGAGACTCATAGCCAAGATGGAAATCATAAAAAACCCGGGGAAGCAAACACAAAATACGATTTTTTATGTTTTAAGAGCGGACACACGCTGAACATGCTTACGATAAAGGAGTCTTCCTCCAACAATAGCTATTATTCCTCCACCAATATCGGCCAGCCAATCCCAAAAAGAAACTTCACGCCCGGGCACAAAAGATTGGTGGTATTCATCTCCAAGAGCCAACACTCCTATGAGCAAGAGCGTATAAAGCCAGGAACGTTTCGACCAATGATGATAATAGCGTTCCCAGATCACCGAACGCATGACAAACAAGCCGAGCATGCCAAACTCAAAAAAGTGCAGCAGTTTATCAAAACCTTCAAAAAGGTGGGGTATGTTTAAAGATTCGGGAGGTTGGCTTGATAAATAAAAAATGAGCCCATAAAAACAAACCACAGGGGCCCACAAAAGAATGATATTCTGTCGTAAAAAATAACGAAAGTGACGCATCACATTTTGTATTTTCCAAAATCTTCAGGGGCCAGACTTTCCAGAATTTCCGTCCATTTTTGTTCTTTTACTTTTCCCTCATCCATTTCTTTTGAAAGATCGATGCGACGGGATTTTTCCATGACTGTTTTGTTCACAAAAATGGGGGCTCGTGTCCTTAAAGCCATGGCAATGGCATCGGAGGGGCGGCTATCGATGACAAAACTGTGTGTGGCATGTGAAAGATAGATTTGTGCAAAAAACGTATTGTCGGCCAAATCAACAATTTCGATCTTGTCAACATGGGCCTCAAGCTCGGCTAAAATATGGCACATCAGATCGTGGGTCATGGGGCGTGAAAGCTGAACTTTTTCAAGCTCGGTGGCAATGGCGGAGGCTTCAATAAGACCGACCCAAATGGGAAGAGCCATTGTTTCCTGCTCGTCTTTAAGAATGATGATGGGCATGTTGGTAAACGGGTCGATGGTCAGCCCCGTTACCTTCATTTTGATAAGTTCCATGATCTAACTCTCCTAAAAGTGAATGCGGGTTTGTGTGGTTGATGACAACCTGCCTTAAATTCCCAATCAAATGATCCGCATTTTTAATCAAAGATAAATCATTCGTTTTAAAATGAACAATTTTGTTTGTGGGAGTTCTCCCCATCCATGCCTGACCAAGCACATCCCACGTTTCCACAAGCACTTCCTGTCTTGTTCCCAAAAACCGGATATTATTTTCTCGCGAAACTTGGCGTTGCTTTTCCAAAAGAAGGTTTAAACGCCTGTTTTTTTCTTCTGTAGAGATATCATCCCCAAGTTTGATAGCACTTGTATAAGGCCTTGGCGAGTAAACAAATGAATAACTCAAATCAAAACCGGCTTCTTCAACTAGCGAAAGGGTTTGTTTGAAATCATCTTCCGTTTCACCAGGAAACCCGACAATAATATCTGTCGTCAGTGAAATGCCTGGCCGGACCTTTTTTAATTTTGAAACGATTTCCAAATACTGTCCGCGTGTGTATTGGCGGCCCATGGCTTCCAAAATCTTGGTGGAGCCTGATTGCACGGGCAAATGGAAGTGGGG is a window encoding:
- a CDS encoding gamma carbonic anhydrase family protein, coding for MSLFSFDSIQPKIHASCFVAPQACVIGDVEIGEGSSIWFQTVVRGDVNTIRIGKKTNIQDLCMVHVTNRDAPKPAPTVIGDEVTVGHRVVLHGCTIKDRCLIGIGSIILDGAVIEEECMIGAGSLVTPGTIIPRGHLAWGSPAKVTRPLTAAEKKFLRLSAAHYAQLAKKYGEEGDRKS